A genome region from Pseudomonas sp. S06B 330 includes the following:
- a CDS encoding M23 family metallopeptidase — MPRLFAPLLLLCLMFASSAQASYITRQLNKPVPGGVAVIDLGPAAQAPSARFDGKPVLVVKEQDNWLAIVGLPLTQKPGQAQLTQGTRTLTFNVGSKKYPEQRITLKNKRQVNPNPADLKRIDAELAEQISAYRSFSPNLPSNLILDKPVSGPLSSKFGVRRFFNGEERNPHAGLDFAVPAGTPIKTPANGKVILVGNYFFNGNTVFVDHGQGFISMFCHMSKIDVKPGQQLSRGAVVGRVGATGRATGPHMHWNVSLNDARVDPAIFIGAFQP, encoded by the coding sequence ATGCCCCGTCTGTTTGCCCCGTTGTTGCTGCTGTGCCTGATGTTTGCCAGCAGCGCCCAGGCCAGCTACATCACCCGCCAACTGAACAAGCCAGTCCCTGGCGGTGTCGCCGTCATCGATCTCGGCCCCGCTGCCCAGGCACCGAGCGCGCGCTTTGACGGCAAGCCGGTGCTGGTGGTCAAGGAACAGGACAACTGGTTGGCCATCGTTGGCCTGCCGTTGACGCAGAAGCCTGGCCAGGCGCAACTCACTCAAGGCACGCGCACGTTGACCTTCAACGTCGGCAGCAAGAAATACCCAGAGCAGCGCATCACCTTGAAGAACAAGCGCCAGGTCAACCCCAACCCGGCGGATCTCAAGCGTATCGATGCCGAGCTTGCCGAGCAGATTAGCGCTTACCGCAGCTTCAGCCCCAACCTGCCGAGCAACCTGATCCTCGACAAACCGGTCAGCGGCCCGCTGTCGAGCAAGTTCGGCGTGCGCCGCTTCTTCAATGGCGAAGAGCGCAACCCCCATGCTGGCCTGGATTTCGCCGTACCTGCCGGCACCCCGATCAAGACGCCGGCCAATGGCAAAGTGATTCTGGTGGGCAACTACTTCTTCAATGGCAACACCGTGTTCGTCGACCATGGCCAGGGCTTTATCAGCATGTTCTGCCACATGTCGAAAATCGACGTCAAACCAGGCCAGCAACTCAGCCGTGGCGCTGTGGTTGGCCGGGTCGGTGCCACCGGCCGCGCAACCGGGCCGCACATGCACTGGAACGTCAGCCTTAACGATGCGCGGGTCGATCCGGCGATTTTCATCGGTGCTTTCCAGCCCTAA
- a CDS encoding toxin VasX has translation MNKPATEAELNQARLYQEFTNAPMGRGQCAFRQAEVAIFPVRYALDESPLSKGSSQGPNPLPAGWSSKQPPLQTRSYTLRQLRDGWLYVWNSVDQTFHEYQVNAEYFTRQR, from the coding sequence ATGAACAAGCCCGCGACAGAAGCCGAACTGAACCAGGCCCGGCTCTACCAGGAATTCACCAACGCCCCGATGGGCAGGGGCCAATGCGCCTTCAGACAGGCCGAGGTGGCGATTTTCCCGGTGCGTTATGCGCTGGACGAATCACCGCTAAGCAAAGGCAGTAGCCAAGGACCGAATCCGCTTCCCGCCGGCTGGTCGAGCAAACAGCCCCCGCTGCAGACCCGCAGCTACACCCTGCGTCAGCTGCGTGATGGCTGGCTGTATGTGTGGAACAGCGTCGACCAGACCTTCCACGAGTACCAGGTAAACGCTGAGTACTTCACCCGACAGCGATAA
- the xseA gene encoding exodeoxyribonuclease VII large subunit: MIKDPFERLGLDREVLTVSQLNGRARVLLEDVFRNVWVEGEISNLARPASGHVYFTLKDSGAQVRCALFRQNAVRVRQALRDGLAVKVRGKVSLFEGRGDYQLILDTVEPAGDGALRLAFEALKEKLGAEGLFSAEGKIALPAHPQRIGIISSPTGAVIRDIISVFRRRAPQVELTLIPTAVQGREAINQIVRALQLADSRGFDALILARGGGSLEDLWCFNEEAVARAIAACVTPIVSAVGHETDVSISDFVADVRAPTPSAAAELLAPDSSDLQRRIDSLKRRLLLRIQSRLSHDRLRLDSLTRRLRHPGERLRQQAQRLDDLDMRLRRAFEQRLNQRRERLARLDTRLAAQHPGRTLTLLKQRLDSLAERLPRAMRETLKDRRQRLLAQVQTLHVVSPLATLGRGYSILLDERGHAIRSAAQTQNGQRLTARLGEGELQVRVEDNHLTPVTLSLLD; encoded by the coding sequence ATGATCAAAGACCCCTTCGAAAGACTCGGTCTGGACCGCGAAGTCCTCACCGTCAGCCAGCTCAACGGCCGCGCCCGGGTGCTGCTCGAAGACGTGTTCCGCAATGTCTGGGTCGAAGGCGAGATCTCCAACCTCGCCCGCCCAGCCTCCGGCCATGTCTATTTCACCCTCAAGGACAGCGGCGCCCAAGTGCGTTGTGCGCTGTTTCGCCAGAACGCCGTACGCGTGCGTCAGGCCCTGCGTGATGGCCTGGCAGTCAAAGTGCGTGGCAAGGTCTCGCTGTTCGAAGGTCGCGGCGATTATCAACTGATCCTCGACACCGTCGAACCGGCTGGCGACGGTGCCCTGCGCCTGGCGTTCGAAGCGCTCAAGGAAAAGCTCGGCGCCGAAGGCCTGTTCAGCGCCGAAGGCAAGATCGCCCTACCCGCCCACCCGCAACGCATCGGTATTATCAGCTCGCCCACTGGTGCGGTGATCCGCGACATCATCAGTGTGTTCCGCCGCCGCGCGCCGCAGGTCGAACTGACGCTGATCCCTACTGCCGTTCAGGGTCGCGAAGCGATCAATCAGATCGTCCGCGCCCTGCAACTGGCCGACAGCCGCGGATTTGACGCACTGATCCTGGCCCGTGGCGGTGGCTCACTGGAAGACCTCTGGTGCTTTAACGAAGAAGCCGTAGCCCGCGCCATCGCCGCGTGCGTCACCCCGATCGTCAGCGCCGTCGGCCATGAAACCGACGTTTCGATCAGTGACTTTGTCGCTGACGTGCGCGCGCCAACGCCGTCTGCCGCTGCCGAACTGCTGGCCCCGGACAGCAGCGACTTGCAGCGACGCATTGACAGTCTCAAGCGCCGCCTGCTGCTGCGCATCCAGAGCCGCCTGAGCCATGACCGCCTGCGCCTGGACAGCCTGACCCGACGTCTGCGTCACCCTGGCGAACGTCTGCGCCAACAGGCCCAGCGCCTCGACGACCTCGACATGCGCCTGCGCCGGGCGTTCGAACAACGCCTGAATCAGCGCCGTGAGCGCCTCGCCCGTCTCGACACGCGCCTGGCCGCGCAACATCCGGGACGTACCCTGACTCTGCTCAAGCAGCGCCTGGACAGCCTGGCCGAACGTTTGCCACGGGCCATGCGCGAAACCCTCAAAGACCGTCGCCAACGCCTGCTGGCGCAAGTGCAGACCCTGCACGTAGTCAGCCCGCTAGCGACCTTGGGACGCGGCTACAGCATCCTCCTCGACGAGCGCGGCCACGCTATCCGCAGTGCCGCCCAGACGCAGAACGGCCAGCGCCTGACCGCCCGCCTGGGCGAAGGCGAGCTGCAAGTACGCGTCGAAGACAACCACCTGACTCCGGTCACGCTTTCATTACTGGACTGA
- a CDS encoding sulfite exporter TauE/SafE family protein, with protein MLSTLFAELPFSALDWLPILLGVGVAYIVFGIAGFGTALVAGPVLINFMPLSRIIPLLVLLDFVAAFGNWLPARKAVARAELLRLLPCMALGCTLGVVFLLNLKSDLLLLLMGLFISAYALYSLVVKDKPARLGAGWSVPMGTVGGLFGALFGSGGFLYAIYLSARLPSKEQARATQSALISCSTVVRLSLFLLAGVYADLPLLLLALCLLPMMVVGLYLGRRLTLNMSREAFVRLVTWLVLASGIALIGRYLSEVNWQF; from the coding sequence ATGCTCTCGACCTTGTTTGCCGAATTGCCCTTTTCCGCCCTCGACTGGTTGCCGATTCTGCTTGGGGTTGGTGTGGCTTATATCGTCTTCGGCATCGCGGGCTTCGGCACCGCGTTGGTGGCCGGGCCGGTGCTGATCAACTTCATGCCCCTGTCTCGGATCATCCCCTTGCTGGTGTTGCTGGATTTTGTCGCTGCCTTCGGCAACTGGCTGCCAGCACGCAAGGCCGTGGCGCGCGCAGAACTGCTGCGGCTGTTACCGTGCATGGCGCTGGGATGCACCCTGGGCGTGGTGTTCCTGCTCAACCTCAAGTCTGATCTGCTCCTGCTGTTGATGGGCCTTTTTATTAGTGCCTATGCCCTGTACAGCTTGGTGGTGAAGGACAAACCCGCCCGCTTGGGCGCTGGCTGGTCGGTACCGATGGGCACGGTGGGCGGGCTGTTTGGCGCGTTGTTCGGCAGTGGTGGCTTTCTTTATGCGATTTACCTCAGCGCCCGCCTGCCCTCCAAGGAGCAGGCACGGGCCACCCAGAGTGCATTGATCAGTTGCAGTACCGTCGTACGCCTGAGCTTGTTCCTGCTGGCCGGTGTCTATGCCGACTTACCGTTGTTGTTACTGGCGCTGTGTCTGTTGCCAATGATGGTAGTGGGCTTGTACCTGGGGCGGCGCCTGACCCTGAACATGTCCAGAGAGGCGTTTGTACGTCTGGTTACCTGGCTGGTCCTGGCCAGTGGCATTGCCCTGATCGGCCGCTACCTGAGTGAGGTAAACTGGCAGTTTTGA
- a CDS encoding DUF6384 family protein: MSAITLSEQLGAMALVDELRHQQMQVQEHLNLPKRRGEVAARIRDYYQRHNIAFDEALIEQGVREFFARRLVFEAPVLNWRQRLLSKTSMARSQLYKLTLAIIAAALVTQCTRIVHDSSITVDIENSAHDLRRHDDRLRSEIQRQHNKLKQWQDQLLAQPDVAVSRILERVEQTLPPLDQTVASDLPQFVHKANRDNVKALIEKREAQLKQVSAALRSNTDGFATVAGIYEQRDELARLLAMPTYQDGIKPFAKLKELATAADQHLLHVKDKDTLKAASRQVSELDYQIQQSAYWLEQMTLRDQLLQRLNAMPLAAGEHAQLQALLAHANKSLDTQNLSQTRTQLQHLKRLLDFAAVALTLQVVDRSGIKSGVERCYDAAGCNRGEVSDKGKSWFLVVEATDPGGIRAEVPVTSVETGEQRWTRLFAVRVSQAEYLKVKQDKLDDGHVDERMMASKAANSLSLRFNQRAASTPDMIMDW; the protein is encoded by the coding sequence ATGAGCGCTATTACACTCTCCGAACAGCTCGGAGCGATGGCGCTCGTCGATGAACTGCGCCACCAGCAAATGCAGGTCCAGGAACACCTGAACCTGCCAAAGCGCCGCGGGGAAGTAGCGGCGCGTATTCGTGACTATTACCAGCGCCACAACATCGCTTTCGATGAGGCGTTGATCGAGCAAGGCGTGCGCGAGTTCTTCGCCCGCCGCCTGGTCTTCGAGGCGCCTGTGCTGAACTGGCGCCAACGGCTGCTGAGCAAAACGTCAATGGCGCGCAGCCAGCTGTACAAACTGACCCTTGCGATCATCGCGGCGGCGCTGGTCACCCAGTGCACCCGTATCGTGCATGACAGCAGCATCACCGTCGATATAGAGAATAGCGCCCATGACCTGCGACGCCACGACGATCGCCTGCGTAGCGAAATCCAGCGCCAGCACAACAAGCTCAAGCAGTGGCAGGACCAACTACTGGCGCAACCCGATGTCGCCGTCAGCCGTATTCTCGAGCGAGTCGAGCAGACATTGCCGCCACTGGATCAAACCGTTGCCAGTGATCTGCCGCAGTTCGTTCACAAAGCCAACAGGGATAACGTCAAGGCCCTGATCGAAAAGCGCGAGGCACAACTCAAGCAGGTCAGCGCTGCACTGCGCTCAAACACTGACGGCTTCGCAACCGTCGCGGGCATCTACGAGCAGCGCGACGAGCTCGCACGGCTATTGGCCATGCCGACCTATCAGGACGGCATCAAGCCGTTCGCCAAACTCAAGGAATTGGCCACCGCTGCCGACCAGCACCTGCTGCACGTCAAAGATAAGGACACACTCAAAGCGGCCAGCCGCCAGGTCAGCGAACTGGATTATCAAATCCAGCAGAGCGCCTACTGGCTTGAGCAGATGACCTTGCGCGATCAGTTGTTGCAGCGCCTCAACGCAATGCCCTTGGCCGCTGGCGAGCATGCGCAATTGCAAGCATTGCTAGCACATGCCAATAAGAGCCTGGACACCCAGAACCTCAGCCAGACCCGCACTCAACTCCAGCACCTGAAGCGGTTACTCGACTTTGCCGCCGTAGCGCTGACCCTTCAGGTCGTAGACCGCAGTGGGATCAAGTCCGGTGTCGAGCGTTGCTACGATGCAGCAGGCTGTAACCGCGGCGAAGTCAGCGACAAGGGCAAAAGTTGGTTCCTGGTGGTCGAGGCCACCGATCCGGGTGGCATCAGGGCAGAAGTGCCGGTCACCAGCGTCGAAACCGGCGAGCAACGCTGGACCCGCCTTTTCGCTGTGCGCGTCAGCCAGGCCGAGTACCTCAAGGTCAAGCAGGACAAGCTCGAC
- the leuA gene encoding 2-isopropylmalate synthase, with product MTMLKDPSKKYSAFATVNLPDRTWPSKTITQAPIWCSSDLRDGNQSLIEPMDAGKKLRFWKTLVSVGVKEIEASFPSASQTDFDFVRTLIEDGHIPDDTTIQVLTQAREDLIARTFESLRGAKKAIVHLYNATSPSFRRIVFNQDKQGVKDIAVNAAKLFVKYAAQQPETQWTFQYSPETFSATELEFAKEVCDAVIEVWNPTPDNKIILNLPATVEVSTPNIYADQIEWFGRNISRRDSVIISLHTHNDRGTGVAATELGLMAGADRVEGCLFGNGERTGNVDLVTLALNLYTQGVNPELDFSDIDGVRKVVEECNQIPVHPRHPYVGDLVHTAFSGSHQDAIRKGFTQQKEDAKWEVPYLPIDPADIGRSYEAVIRVNSQSGKGGITYLLEQEYGISLPRRMQIEFSQVVQGETDRLGLEMTAQQIYNLLHREYLQANAPYALVSHRLQEENGNSKVEVEVSSEGETTLHWRGKGNGALEALVAGLPVAVEIMDYNEHAIGAGTNAKAAAYIELRVAGGRPVHGVGIDENITTASFKALFSALNRSLSQQAAKAA from the coding sequence ATGACCATGCTCAAAGACCCTTCGAAAAAATACAGTGCCTTCGCTACCGTCAACTTGCCTGACCGTACCTGGCCATCGAAGACCATCACCCAGGCGCCAATCTGGTGCAGTTCTGACCTGCGTGATGGCAACCAGTCGTTGATCGAGCCAATGGATGCAGGGAAAAAGCTGCGTTTCTGGAAGACCCTGGTCAGCGTTGGTGTGAAAGAAATCGAAGCCTCCTTCCCCTCGGCTTCGCAAACCGATTTCGATTTCGTCCGCACCCTGATCGAAGACGGCCACATTCCTGACGACACCACCATCCAGGTGCTGACCCAGGCCCGTGAAGACTTGATCGCCCGTACTTTCGAGTCCCTGCGCGGCGCGAAAAAGGCCATCGTCCACCTGTACAACGCCACCAGCCCGTCGTTTCGCCGCATTGTCTTCAACCAGGACAAGCAAGGCGTAAAAGACATCGCGGTGAACGCCGCCAAGCTGTTCGTCAAATACGCCGCTCAGCAGCCAGAAACCCAGTGGACGTTCCAGTACTCACCTGAAACCTTCAGCGCCACTGAACTGGAGTTCGCCAAAGAAGTCTGTGACGCGGTGATCGAGGTGTGGAACCCGACCCCGGACAACAAAATCATCCTCAACCTGCCGGCCACCGTCGAGGTGTCGACGCCGAACATCTACGCCGACCAGATTGAATGGTTCGGGCGCAATATTTCGCGCCGTGACAGCGTGATTATCAGCCTGCACACCCACAACGATCGTGGCACTGGCGTGGCCGCCACCGAGCTGGGCCTGATGGCCGGCGCCGACCGCGTCGAAGGCTGCCTGTTCGGCAACGGCGAGCGTACCGGTAACGTCGACTTGGTCACCCTGGCGCTGAACCTCTACACCCAGGGCGTTAACCCTGAGTTGGACTTCTCCGACATCGATGGCGTGCGCAAGGTAGTTGAGGAGTGCAACCAGATTCCGGTACACCCACGTCACCCGTACGTTGGCGACCTGGTTCACACTGCCTTCTCCGGCTCGCACCAGGACGCTATCCGCAAGGGCTTCACCCAGCAGAAAGAAGATGCCAAGTGGGAAGTGCCATACCTGCCGATCGACCCGGCCGACATTGGCCGCAGCTACGAGGCGGTGATCCGCGTCAACAGCCAGTCGGGCAAAGGCGGTATCACCTACCTGCTCGAACAGGAATACGGCATCAGCTTGCCGCGCCGCATGCAGATCGAGTTCAGCCAGGTGGTACAAGGTGAAACCGACCGTTTGGGCCTGGAGATGACTGCCCAGCAGATCTACAACCTGTTGCACCGCGAGTACTTGCAGGCCAACGCCCCGTACGCGCTGGTCAGCCATCGCCTGCAGGAAGAGAACGGCAACAGCAAGGTTGAAGTGGAAGTCTCCAGCGAAGGCGAGACCACCCTGCACTGGCGGGGCAAGGGCAATGGCGCCCTCGAAGCCCTGGTGGCCGGCCTGCCGGTTGCCGTGGAGATCATGGACTACAACGAGCACGCCATCGGCGCTGGCACCAACGCCAAAGCGGCGGCCTACATCGAGCTGCGTGTTGCCGGTGGTCGTCCGGTGCATGGTGTGGGTATCGATGAAAACATCACCACCGCCAGCTTCAAGGCGCTGTTCAGTGCGCTGAACCGCTCCTTGAGCCAGCAGGCAGCCAAAGCGGCCTGA
- a CDS encoding LysR substrate-binding domain-containing protein — MTSIRQLRYFVEIAESGSFSAAAEQLHIAQSALSRQIKELEQHLDTLLFERTARQPRLSAAGQAFLPRARTLLVDLEKAESLAREVGQGVRGNLRLNHSSTVPLTGQLLMRLSGYLHEHPGVSMEIAQQSSEAQLEALAHGRLEVGLLRLPVLRQHEGLCVLPLFEEPLLLAVAEDHPLARESSVCLAQLRDEPFISIPHRQRGGLSYLSAELCMRAGFFPKAARVMSRKTTQLQLIQAGFGVALLPQCMQDIAPASLKFIALADEGCSSTVALAYRRDAGPLVETFITDMRAAAQLIAGLAGSHR; from the coding sequence ATGACCTCTATCCGACAGTTGCGCTACTTCGTGGAAATCGCCGAAAGCGGCAGCTTCAGCGCTGCCGCCGAACAGTTACATATCGCTCAGTCCGCCTTGAGTCGACAGATCAAGGAGCTGGAACAGCACCTCGATACCCTGTTGTTCGAACGGACTGCTCGCCAGCCGCGCCTGAGCGCTGCGGGCCAGGCCTTTCTGCCACGGGCGCGAACCTTGCTGGTCGACCTGGAAAAAGCCGAATCCCTGGCCCGGGAAGTCGGCCAGGGGGTACGCGGCAATCTGCGCCTCAATCATTCCAGCACCGTGCCATTGACCGGCCAACTGCTGATGCGACTCAGTGGATACCTGCACGAGCATCCGGGCGTTTCCATGGAGATCGCTCAGCAGTCGTCCGAGGCGCAGCTTGAAGCACTGGCACACGGGCGCCTGGAAGTCGGCCTGTTGCGCTTGCCGGTGCTGCGTCAACATGAGGGGCTTTGTGTTCTGCCGCTGTTCGAAGAGCCCTTGTTGCTGGCGGTCGCCGAAGATCATCCATTGGCCAGAGAATCCAGCGTTTGTTTGGCCCAGTTGCGTGACGAACCTTTTATTTCCATTCCCCATCGCCAGCGTGGCGGTTTGAGTTACCTGTCCGCCGAGCTGTGCATGAGGGCTGGGTTCTTTCCCAAGGCGGCGCGGGTGATGTCACGCAAAACCACGCAGTTGCAGCTGATTCAGGCTGGCTTTGGGGTCGCATTGTTGCCGCAGTGCATGCAGGACATTGCCCCCGCGTCGCTTAAGTTCATCGCTTTGGCTGATGAGGGCTGTAGCAGTACCGTCGCTTTGGCCTATCGCCGGGATGCCGGGCCTTTGGTGGAGACGTTCATCACTGACATGAGGGCTGCTGCGCAGCTCATCGCCGGCCTGGCCGGCTCCCACCGGTAA